The following proteins are encoded in a genomic region of Dioscorea cayenensis subsp. rotundata cultivar TDr96_F1 chromosome 8, TDr96_F1_v2_PseudoChromosome.rev07_lg8_w22 25.fasta, whole genome shotgun sequence:
- the LOC120267339 gene encoding putative wall-associated receptor kinase-like 16: MLLLLLIILPCMQHEPADAAVFSNNTQVGNGLSPNFTSMKVIKHKDMEQCLVHSMNPVLVFSSSFDYLREFCWMDDDYRNTSRRWYIFQTFNDGVLHIERTFDLLLALNTTVAIQLALLVLARCLRGKWWACNLEQDKREHYSNNQSILLRKLISSSEGLSEYGFTIYTVRDLEKATNNFNPTSIIGNGGHATVFKGFLSDKRAVAIKMSKLTNPQDMKDFINELFILSKIRHKNVVKLFGCCLETEVPLLVFDFIPNGTLANHLHVRQSSSSLSWENRLRIVTEISGALAYLHCNASIFIFHRDVKSSNILLDNNFTAKMSDFGASRSILVDESASVGSGLVTLVQGTLGYLDPEYYHTRKLNHKNDVYSFGVILVEILTGKNPVSFTLTEQQTNLRSWFISAMKKKRLIKIVESHIVNIESRRQIEAVAKIAETCLRLRGDERPTMKEVEMALLMLSLWMP; this comes from the exons ATGCTGCTGCTCCTGCTGATCATACTGCCATGCATGCAACATGAACCGGCTGACGCTGCTGTATTTTCCAACAATACACAAGTTGGTAACGGGTTGTCCCCCAACTTTACATCAATGAAGGTGATCAAACACAAGGACATGGAGCAGTGTCTGGTCCATTCCATGAATCCAGTTTTGGTATTCAGTTCCAGTTTTGATTACCTCAGGGAGTTTTGTTGGATGGATGATGACTATCGTAACA CATCTCGCAGATGGTACATCTTTCAAACCTTTAATGATGGTGTGCTTCACATTGAGAGAACTTTTGATCTTCTACTTGCCCTGAATACTACTGTTGCCATTCAGCTTGCGCTACTTGTGCTTGCAAGGTGTCTCCGAGGCAAATGGTGGGCATGTAATTTAGAGCAGGATAAGAGAGAGCACTACTCTAACAATCAAAGTATACTCCTGCGCAAACTCATCTCCTCAAGTGAAGGCCTATCGGAATATGGATTTACCATCTACACAGTAAGAGATCTAGAGAAAGCCACCAACAACTTCAATCCCACCAGCATCATTGGCAATGGCGGCCATGCTACAGTTTTCAAAGGCTTCTTATCTGATAAACGGGCAGTAGCCATCAAGATGTCCAAGCTAACGAACCCACAAGACATGAAAGATTTCATTAACGAGCTGTTCATTCTCTCTAAAATCAGACATAAGAATGTGGTAAAGCTCTTTGGCTGCTGCTTAGAGACAGAAGTGCCATTGTTGGTTTTTGATTTCATTCCCAATGGGACACTTGCTAATCACCTCCACGTCCGGCAAAGTTCATCCTCATTATCGTGGGAGAACAGATTAAGGATTGTTACTGAAATTTCAGGTGCACTTGCATATCTCCACTGTAATGCTTCTATCTTCATTTTTCATAGAGATGTCAAGTCTTCCAACATACTTTTGGACAACAATTTCACTGCCAAAATGTCTGACTTTGGAGCATCAAGATCAATTCTGGTAGATGAGAGTGCAAGTGTCGGTTCTGGTCTAGTTACCCTTGTTCAAGGAACATTGGGATATTTAGATCCTGAGTATTATCATACTAGGAAGCTGAATCACAAGAATGATGTTTATAGTTTTGGAGTTATTTTAGTGGAGATTTTAACAGGTAAAAACcctgtttcttttactttgacTGAACAGCAAACAAACTTGCGTTCATGGTTCATCTCTGCTATGAAGAAAAAGCGCCTCATTAAGATCGTTGAATCTCATATTGTGAACATAGAATCCAGAAGACAGATTGAAGCAGTTGCAAAGATTGCGGAGACCTGCCTGAGATTGCGAGGGGATGAGAGACCTACAATGAAGGAAGTCGAGATGGCACTT CTGATGTTAAGTCTCTGGATGCCATGA